The Plasmodium yoelii strain 17X genome assembly, chromosome: 1 genome contains a region encoding:
- a CDS encoding uroporphyrinogen III decarboxylase, putative — protein MLKKFVCFIFLICLVNQVLCFIKIKKIKFKMLKINTASSSHLEDEIYIRPENYKYQKFGRPSNDLILRVIEKKDSESGENGENNESCKDGESCENEIPFWIMRQAGRYLPEYRELKKNYNFFDMCYNPELSSNITIMPYKRFLCDMVVIFSDILIIFIAMGIDIQFIENVGPIFNKKINNLDDFKTLNLNLKEIINNLHFVYDSINLTKKKINNSVPLLGFCGSPFTLFTYLTKDNTSKLSPYENSLKLIYENSEDTHHILNTLCNICISHVLNQIDSGANLIQIFDSNAEIVDKNIFKKFSLNYINKIIQAIKKYRPNIYVILFIKDNFHEDIKNLDIDVLSITHKQLINNGSNYYYNLFQNKIILQGALDPHILLLDNKKNVQKYASEMIQQISHKNKYIASLGHGILPNSKIENVYAFIQAVKSVK, from the exons ATGCTAAAAAAATTTGTTTGTTTCATATTTCTGATTTGTTTGGTAAATCAagttttatgttttataaaaataaaaaaaataaaattcaaaatgctaaaaataaatacagcTTCTTCATCACATTTGGaagatgaaatatatattcgaccagaaaattataaatatcaaA AATTTGGTAGGCCTTCCAACGATCTTATATTACGAGTGATAGAAAAAAAGGATAGTGAAAGTGGCGAAAATGGCGAAAATAACGAAAGTTGTAAAGATGGCGAAAGTTGTGAGAATGAAATTCCATTTTGGATAATGAGGCAAGCAGGAAGATATTTGCCAGAATATAGagaactaaaaaaaaattataatttttttgatatgtGTTATAATCCTGAATTATCATCAAACATAACTATAATGCCATATAAAAGATTTTTATGTGATATGGTTGTTATATTTTCTgacatattaataatatttatagcTATGGGAATAGATATACaatttattgaaaatgttggaccaatatttaacaaaaaaataaataatttggaTGATTTTAAAACGTTAAACTTAAATTTAAAAgagataataaataatttacattTTGTTTATGATTCAATAAAtttgacaaaaaaaaaaattaataattcagTTCCACTTCTTGGTTTTTGTGGATCACCATTTACcttatttacatatttaacAAAAGATAATACATCTAAATTAAGCCCATATGAAAATagtttaaaattaatatatgaaaatagtgAAGATACACATCACATTTTAAATACTTtatgtaatatatgtattagtCATGTATTGAATCAAATAGATAGTGGAGCTAATTTGATTCAGATTTTTGACAGTAATGCTGAAATtgttgataaaaatatatttaaaaaatttagtttaaattatataaataaaataattcaagctattaaaaaatatagacctaatatttatgttattttatttattaaagatAATTTTCATGAAGATATTAAAAATCTTGATATAGATGTACTATCAATTACCCATAAACAGCTAATTAATAATGGctcaaattattattataatttatttcaaaataaaattattttacaaGGGGCATTAGACCCACATATACTACTATtggataataaaaaaaatgttcaaAAATATGCCTCAGAAATGATACAACAAATTTCtcacaaaaataaatatatagctAGTTTGGGTCATGGTATACTTCCCAATTCGAAAATTGAAAATGTCTATGCGTTTATTCAGGCAGTTAAATCTGTGAAATGA
- a CDS encoding G-protein associated signal transduction protein, putative translates to MKFAEKLKHLKVKSWDNKYVNYKFLKKIIKKKINPEIKALYDRIDKNDEQILEVCKLVNLDNTLLNQKDKKKKNEIENEEIDYTYLFFYVLQNYINMVKEHYESEYNYLYEKIDEIVFFLESDRVNLKDMESLKNKCLNIYNLFDILTNYLNINVLSVYKILKKKTKKERLSTSLDLYQKYCNNLHQISQEEHFNEKIKSTFLLIQKKIGDNCEKIDFLNFKIYLKSKIENLGQYRGTIFILCGILITLIINTIILLYLNINEININRILSILPIYRLIYVLNFFFLFIFGSFLFMQLYGVNFTYILDLNKKIVNEYYYLINYVIFLLFLTTVSLLIFLLDVLFNLNIFSNIILHVVILCILLVCTTIFPFNFYKYKENNFLFSSLSRVLMSGVFLVNSVNLLDNIMGDILTSLSKTFSDVQYIICFFLNGMDTTAPAKCPIIESYVNPIFVGLPFYLRFCQCLIRYNNERQTIHIYNMLKYVSGICIVICTSFNWGYLGLDIYTSKIILICAYVIGSTYMYIWDVYCDWGLLKEYNYLLRKNDNLMYPPQYYYFAGFFNLIFRLTWAITIMPINIFPNKEINFFLITFFLMFIEVLRRSIWICFRLENEHVTNASRYRAILWVPKMTKTKEF, encoded by the exons atgaaattcgCCGAAAAGCTGAAACACCTAAAGGTAAAATCATGggataataaatatgttaattataaattcttaaaaaaaataataaaaaaaaaaataaatccaGAAATAAAAGCTTTATATGATAGaatagataaaaatgatgaacaGATTCTTGAAGTTTGTAAATTAGTAAATTTAGACAATACATTACTTAATCAAAAagataaaaagaaaaaaaatgagatcgaaaatgaagaaattgattatacatatttatttttttatgtcttacaaaattatattaatatggtTAAAGAACATTATGAAAGTGAatacaattatttatatgaaaaaatagatgagattgtgttttttttagAATCAGATAGAGTGAATTTAAAGGATATGGaaagtttaaaaaataaatgcttaaatatttataatttatttgatatcttaacaaattatttaaatattaatgtattgtctgtatataaaattttgaaaaaaaaaacaaaaaaagaaagattATCTACTTCTTTAGATctatatcaaaaatattgCAACAATCTTCATCAGATTAGCCAAGAAGAACATTtcaat gaaaaaataaaatccacatttttattgatacaaaaaaaaataggagataattgtgaaaaaattgattttttaaattttaaaatttatttaaaaagcAAAATAGAAAATCTTGGTCAGTATAGAGGaactatatttattttatgcgGGATCTTAATTACTTTGATAATTAATAcaatcattttattatatcttaacataaatgaaattaatattaatagaatACTATCAATACTTCCCATATATAGACTAATATATGTTTtgaattttttctttttatttatttttggcTCCTTTCTTTTCATGCAGTTGTATGGCGTCAATTTTAC GTACATCCTCGAtctgaataaaaaaatagtgaatgaatattactatttaataaattatgtcatatttttgctttttttaaCAACGGTTTcgttattaatatttttattagacGTTTTATTTAACCTTAACATATTTTCGAACATTATACTTCATGTTGTTATTTTGTGTATATTATTAGTCTGTACTActatttttccttttaatttttacaaatataaagagaataattttttattttcttcccTTTCGCGTGTGCTTATGAGTGG GGTGTTCCTAGTAAATAGCGTGAATCTACTCGACAATATAATGGGAGACATACTCACAAGTTTGTCAAAAACATTTTCAGATGTTCAGTATATCATATGCTTTTTTTT GAATGGAATGGATACTACTGCTCCTGCAAAATGTCCAA TAATCGAGTCATATGTTAACCCGATATTTGTTGGCTTGCCATTTTATTTAAGATTCTGTCAATGCTTAATCAG atataataatgaaaggCAAAcgatacatatatataacatgCTCAAATATGTATCTGGAATTTGTATTGTTATATGTACTTCATTTAATTg GGGATATCTTGGAttagatatatatacaagcaaaattattttaatatgtgCATATGTTATTGGGtctacatatatgtatatttggGATGTGTATTGTGATTGGGGCCTTTTAAAAGAGTACAATTATTTGTTAAG GAAAAATGACAATTTGATGTACCCTCCAcaatattactattttgcagggttttttaattta ATTTTCAGACTAACATGGGCCATTACAATTATgccaataaatatatttccaaataag gaaataaatttttttttaattacctTTTTTTTGATGTTTATTGAGGTCTTAAGGAGATCAATA tGGATATGCTTTCGATTAGAAAATGAACATGTTACCAATGCGTCACGATATCGAGCAATTTTATGG GTCCCTAAAATGACAAAGACAAAGGAGTTTTAA
- a CDS encoding 4-hydroxybenzoate polyprenyltransferase, putative, whose protein sequence is MRRYINLNSYKYVDKEKRGYKKNEKKNSNIYIPNFIISNYNNRIKNNQVIFENKILSQFAKIKNKLTHHLQLEISQQNGNPLKYTKPVLKKKIKNISNNRTKPNTSTIPTISTTPTISTISNVGHGGNKLTIKINEPNLKSLHLGKLHYSSSLGDNSQDKRNTKNENTNENTKENTNENTNENTKENTKNNTTKFKEVLKKNINDYVIFSRLHIPTGTYLTLYTSLWGYLLTYDVNKLFLLNNEIYPSEINIDEIKNIIKNVSLFTFGAYNIRAFGCMINDFLDKNYDKYVERTKNRPLADGSITTSKALVYMFIHSSLSLLTLFQFSNETIYTGLFSSIFIITYPLLKRITYYAQIYLSFTFNLGFFIASSVNINILDNLFPLIISFIPLCYLTIIYDTIYAHQDKADDIKLKLKSLAIKWDKNTIKYSKILIINMIYLLYISAYLFDIHYSYYIFSTFNVSYLYYLISHVSIDDKEKCMNFFKKSKNVLFLFFLASLTAKTFEALEKRHDKGDQTEIKNENKETTLLL, encoded by the coding sequence ATGAGAcgatatattaatttaaatagttataaatatgtggataaagaaaaaaggggatataaaaaaaatgaaaaaaaaaattcaaatatatatatccccAATTTTATTATCTCTAACTACAACAATAGAATAAAGAATAATCAagttatttttgaaaataaaatattatcacaatttgcaaaaataaaaaataaactaaCACACCATCTACAACTAGAAATTAGTCAACAAAATGGAAATCCTCTAAAATATACGAAACcggttttaaaaaaaaaaattaaaaatatcagTAATAATAGAACCAAACCCAATACTTCCACTATCCCCACCATTTCCACTACCCCCACCATTTCCACCATTTCCAATGTTGGGCATGGTGGAAACAAATTaacaattaaaataaatgaaccCAATTTGAAATCTTTACATTTGGGAAAATTGCATTACTCATCAAGTTTGGGTGATAACAGCCAAGACAAAaggaatacaaaaaatgagaaTACAAATGAGAATACAAAAGAGAATACAAATGAGAACACAAATGAGAATACAAAAgagaatacaaaaaataatacaaccAAATTTAAAGAagtacttaaaaaaaatataaatgattatgttattttttcacGGTTACACATTCCGACTGGTACATATTTAACATTATATACATCCCTATGGggatatttattaacatatgatgttaataaattatttttattaaataatgaaatatatccaagtgaaataaatatagatgaaattaaaaatattattaaaaatgtatccTTATTTACTTTTGGGGCATATAATATTAGAGCTTTTGGATGCATGATTAATGATTTTTtagataaaaattatgataaatatgtTGAAAGAACAAAGAATCGACCATTAGCAGATGGTTCTATAACTACTTCCAAAGCTTTAGTATATATGTTCATACATTCTTCTTTATCCCTTTTAACATTATTTCAATTTAGCAATGAAACAATATATACTggtttattttcttctatatttattattacataccCATTATTAAAAAGAATAACATATTATGctcaaatttatttatcttttACATTCAACTTAGGTTTTTTTATAGCATCAAgtgtgaatataaatatattagataatttatttccattaattataagttttattcCATTATGTTATCTGACAATTATTTACGATACAATATATGCACATCAAGATAAAGCTGatgatattaaattaaaGCTAAAATCGCTAGCTATAAAATGGGATAAAAAtactataaaatattcaaaaatattaattattaacaTGATATATTTACTTTATATTTCagcatatttatttgatattcattattcttattatatattctcAACATTTAATGTTTCTTATTTGTATTATCTGATTAGTCATGTTTCTATAgatgataaagaaaaatgtatgaattttttcaaaaaatcaaaaaatgttttattccTCTTTTTCTTAGCTTCATTAACTGCAAAAACATTTGAAGCTTTGGAGAAAAGACATGATAAAGGAGACCAAactgaaattaaaaatgaaaataaagaaacaacATTGCtactttaa
- a CDS encoding spindle assembly abnormal protein 6, putative: MNSTHNYIEYSFSNVDNLDMNKCVANNCIESVYSYDDVNEKRDCIINKTTTISDSNNSNSNSNSSNSNSSSVVKPIYTGNINVVEIDYVQGIIKNNYDDINVGEKNGIINRNRNTDDVLTIVECGKGGNINGNRNQNRNICMNQNISNLKLCNNLDMSFIYNTYDKNGLLYCKKIKFHVKGDNINDHITPLVVKINTLKNNMGKQYMRLELSDDKNESFFYYLDLFEENYENIKKEQKLVINFNLFPFKFIDLLEECVLENEQCEDIEDQRLNAVLILENIVKEVNTKGYGRDGYISSYINNNNDNKFSGSTYEKGVLNLVEINQFKELTHLSLVLKKADNENVIKYLCNNIKYIKEYSEHVIKKLNEEIINNNNNCIEIKTLQKTIENMDIKIKNIKCNFNHTMNNEIQNLKEDHQKIIERKEEMFILEKNELKKDVEILKQKCNEYNEINKNNEENIIHLNSKINKLINEIKEKNDYLSKLTKEKEIIECEKCKLEKDNNYFTIELNNLKTKYEKECENNISNNTSYESIKINNNNLESELKKYKDRNGKLEKEINIAIDEINKGNDIITKLQTQLKKIKDKLKNKTLEYNNLEKNHSQNMIEMTKIQSQLSEIQIKLSEKEASESNLRRDVDTLQRKNDELVKDLNISREVNLRLNKEVANNNLDIYSVKMNNIGAAPTISTGTNFQVDTNLLDKDLFTKLKANLKNSSGMGYTPTYTSDSNMANLNLISGKIDALDINDRYNKPVKFIPPGI, encoded by the exons ATGAACTCGACACACAATTATATCGAATATTCTTTTTCAAATGTTGACAATTTGGATATGAATAAATGTGTTGCAAACAATTGTATCGAAAGTGTATATAGCTATGACGATGTTAATGAGAAAAGAGATTGtatcataaataaaacaacaaCTATTAGtgatagtaataatagtaatagtaaTAGTAATAGTAGTAATAGTAATAGTAGTAGTGTGGTTAAGCCAATTTACACGGGAAATATAAATGTGGTAGAAATCGATTATGTACAAggcataataaaaaataactatgATGATATAAATGTTGGGGAAAAAAATGGGATAATAAATCGAAATAGAAACACAGATGATGTATTAACAATTGTTGAATGTGGTAAAGGAGGGAATATAAATGGGAATAGAAACCAAAATAGAAATATTTGCATGaatcaaaatatatcaaatttaAAATTGTGTAATAACTTAGATATgagttttatttataatacttatgataaaaatggattgttgtattgtaaaaaaataaaatttcatgtAAAAGGAGATAATATCAATGATCATATAACCCCTTTagttgtaaaaataaatactttaaaaaataatatgggGAAACAATATATGAGATTAGAATTAagtgatgataaaaatgagtcttttttttattatctagATTTATTTgaagaaaattatgaaaatataaaaaaagaacaaaaatTAGTTatcaattttaatttatttccatttaaatttattgatTTATTGGAAGAATGTGTTTTAGAAAATGAGCAATGTGAAGATATAGAAGATCAGCGTTTAAATGCAGTTCTAATATTGGAAAATATTGTAAAAGAGGTTAATACAAAAGGATATGGACGGGATGGATATATTTCTAGTTatattaacaataataatgataataaatttagTGGTAGTACATATGAAAAAGGGGTTCTGAATCTAGTAGAAATAAATCAATTCAAAGAACTAACACATCTATCATTAGTTCTAAAAAAAGCAGACAatgaaaatgttataaaatatttatgtaataatataaaatatataaaagaatatAGTGAACatgtaattaaaaaattaaatgaagaaataattaataataataataattgtatCGAAATAAAAACTTTACAAAAAACTATAGaaaatatggatataaaaataaaaaatataaaatgtaattTCAATCATACCATGAATAATGAAATACAAAACTTAAAGGAAGAccatcaaaaaataattgaaagAAAAGAAGAAATgtttattttagaaaaaaatgaactaaAAAAAGATGTCgaaattttaaaacaaaaatgtaatgaatataatgaaataaataaaaataatgaagaaaatataatccatttaaatagtaaaataaataaactaataaatgaaataaaagaaaaaaatgattatttatcaaaattaacaaaagaaAAGGAAATTATAGAATGTGAAAAATGTAAACTGGAAAAAgacaataattattttactaTCGAATTAAATAacttaaaaacaaaatatgaaaaagaatgtgaaaataatatatcaaataacACAAGTTATgaaagtataaaaataaataataataatcttGAAtcagaattaaaaaaatacaaagatagaaatggaaaattagaaaaagaaataaatatagctattgatgaaattaataagggaaatgatattattacaaaattacaaacacaattaaaaaaaattaaagataaattaaaaaataaaactctAGAATATAATAATCTTGAAAAAAATCATTCTCAAAATATGATCGAAATGACTAAAATTCAATCACAGTTATCCGAAatacaaattaaattatcAGAAAAAGAAGCATCAGAATCTAACCTACGAAGAGATGTAGATACTTTACaaagaaaaaatgatgaGCTCGTTAAAGATTTGAACATATCTCGAGAGG TCAATTTAAGACTAAATAAAGAGGTGGCAAATAATAATCTGGATATATATTCagtaaaaatgaacaatatCGGTGCAGCCCCGACTATTTCAACAG gGACAAACTTTCAAGTAGATACAAACCTTTTAGATAAAGActtatttacaaaattaaaagccaatttaaaaaattcgtCAGGAATGGGTTACACACCAACATACACATCAGAtag CAATATGGCCAACTTGAATTTAATAAGCGGAAAAATCGATGCGCTTG atattaaTGATAGATATAATAAGCCCGTGAAATTTATTCCGCCCGGAATTTAG